A window from Marinagarivorans cellulosilyticus encodes these proteins:
- a CDS encoding FAD:protein FMN transferase, giving the protein MSVRLACSLLLILLSLPLNAWAQWFEGSENIMGTQVVVSLWSPSDAKGSAAVAGVMDIMRGVDNRLSPYKESSELAQLNARAFKAPVVLSTEMAFLYEQSQAMYALTDGAFDIAYASVGKLYNYREKKAPSKADIERLLPALNTAHLSFDNSAKTLQFLNADVAIDLGGIAKGYAVDLAITYLREQGIQNAYVSAGGDSRVLGDRGGRPWLIGIKNPRMQKDDDKETVITLPLEDVAVSTSGDYERFFIDSVSGQRIHHIINPKTGRSASEVMSVTIIGGEGVRTDPLSTAVFVLGVQKGINLVNKLQNYDAIIIDRAGQVHYSNGLMPPAS; this is encoded by the coding sequence GTGTCGGTAAGGCTTGCTTGTAGTCTATTGTTGATATTGCTAAGCCTGCCTCTGAATGCTTGGGCGCAGTGGTTTGAGGGTTCTGAAAACATTATGGGTACGCAAGTTGTTGTGAGCCTGTGGTCGCCCTCTGATGCGAAAGGATCGGCTGCTGTTGCTGGTGTAATGGATATTATGCGCGGCGTTGATAACCGGTTATCGCCTTACAAAGAATCCTCTGAGCTAGCGCAACTCAATGCAAGAGCATTTAAAGCTCCTGTTGTATTATCGACCGAAATGGCGTTTTTGTACGAGCAGTCACAGGCCATGTACGCATTGACAGATGGCGCTTTCGATATAGCTTACGCCTCGGTCGGTAAGCTATATAATTATCGCGAAAAAAAGGCGCCGTCTAAAGCGGACATCGAGCGTTTGCTGCCGGCGTTGAATACCGCTCACCTTTCATTCGATAACAGTGCTAAGACGTTACAGTTTTTAAATGCCGATGTTGCGATTGATTTAGGAGGTATCGCTAAGGGTTACGCCGTTGATCTAGCGATAACCTATTTGCGCGAACAGGGTATTCAAAATGCCTACGTCAGTGCTGGTGGTGACAGTCGGGTGCTTGGGGACCGTGGCGGGCGGCCATGGCTCATAGGCATTAAAAATCCACGTATGCAAAAAGATGACGATAAAGAAACGGTAATTACCTTGCCGCTCGAAGATGTAGCCGTTAGCACATCGGGTGATTACGAGCGCTTTTTCATCGACAGCGTTAGTGGTCAACGCATCCATCATATTATTAACCCAAAAACAGGCCGAAGCGCATCAGAGGTCATGAGTGTAACGATTATAGGTGGGGAAGGGGTCCGCACAGATCCGCTTTCTACGGCTGTTTTTGTACTAGGTGTACAAAAAGGCATCAACTTAGTGAATAAGTTGCAAAACTATGACGCCATCATTATTGATAGAGCTGGCCAAGTGCACTATAGCAATGGTTTAATGCCGCCTGCTTCCTAG
- a CDS encoding type II secretion system protein N, with protein MSKLLKLVLGLVLVGYFCVLVVKRTPATLVTANLVKVLPHVQLAAITGTAWKGRAGAAHLNIEGQVIDLGSISWKFRPLSLLALKACVDVESDVLNGNVCRTVGGVNQLKNLQVELPASLANRSLRDAKIAGVGSLIIAEGAFNDAGEVSSLQGNFTWKGARLNFQGMWFTLGDFAADLSAAGNGAVQANVFDLAGPYGVKLNGEFGIATAPKVKGEVLPREDASDDIRDALGLFAVPQDSGAFAVSYPIGS; from the coding sequence ATGTCTAAATTATTAAAGTTGGTTTTGGGTCTTGTACTTGTTGGTTATTTTTGTGTGCTCGTTGTCAAGCGTACTCCAGCAACGCTGGTAACGGCCAACCTCGTAAAAGTGCTGCCTCATGTGCAGTTAGCTGCGATTACCGGGACTGCATGGAAGGGGCGAGCAGGGGCCGCGCATTTGAACATTGAAGGCCAGGTTATCGACTTAGGTTCGATTTCTTGGAAGTTTAGGCCCCTGTCTTTGTTGGCTTTAAAAGCGTGCGTTGATGTTGAAAGTGATGTGCTCAATGGTAATGTTTGCCGCACCGTTGGCGGCGTTAATCAACTTAAGAACTTACAAGTCGAACTACCAGCAAGCTTAGCCAATAGATCTTTACGCGACGCGAAAATCGCCGGTGTTGGCAGCCTTATTATTGCCGAAGGCGCTTTTAACGATGCCGGTGAGGTATCGAGTTTACAAGGTAATTTTACGTGGAAGGGCGCGCGGTTAAATTTCCAAGGAATGTGGTTTACGTTGGGTGATTTCGCCGCTGATCTTTCGGCTGCAGGTAATGGCGCTGTACAGGCTAATGTTTTTGACTTGGCTGGCCCCTACGGAGTTAAGTTGAATGGTGAGTTTGGTATTGCCACTGCGCCGAAAGTAAAGGGAGAGGTGCTCCCTAGGGAAGATGCTTCCGATGATATTCGCGATGCACTCGGCTTGTTTGCTGTGCCTCAAGATAGTGGTGCTTTTGCTGTGTCATATCCGATTGGCAGTTAG
- the gspM gene encoding type II secretion system protein GspM, with protein sequence MNDFKNWFLQNSPREQLLLAVGAIAVALTLLYLVLLAPMTKDRDKQITNNNAVLLQQAEVRRLASIVLGQQQGGGDQPRNLAQVTNQSLRNHGLRMEDFQPTGDSDVRVRLASVEFNKVMAWLDELENKEGVQVKEVSVTAGDVKGMLNNVTVKLHRN encoded by the coding sequence ATGAATGATTTTAAAAACTGGTTTTTACAAAACTCTCCCAGAGAACAGCTGCTGTTGGCTGTTGGCGCCATAGCTGTTGCGTTAACACTGCTTTATTTGGTTTTGCTTGCGCCAATGACAAAAGACCGCGATAAACAAATTACCAATAACAATGCAGTCTTATTGCAGCAGGCCGAAGTCCGTCGTTTGGCTTCAATTGTATTAGGTCAGCAGCAAGGCGGTGGTGATCAGCCAAGAAACTTAGCCCAAGTGACTAACCAAAGCCTTCGTAATCATGGTTTGCGCATGGAAGATTTTCAACCCACTGGCGATAGCGATGTGCGCGTCCGATTAGCCAGTGTTGAATTTAATAAGGTTATGGCTTGGCTCGACGAGCTGGAAAACAAAGAAGGCGTTCAAGTGAAAGAGGTGTCAGTGACTGCTGGCGATGTGAAAGGCATGCTCAATAATGTCACTGTTAAGTTACACAGGAACTAA
- the gspL gene encoding type II secretion system protein GspL: protein MAERILVRKIAVGLWQWRHVSPQNQWQGDSFYTGDINLLAESVAGKTCWLVLDGREVVTQRVDVGVKDRKVLSKLVPFQVEETVVTPVDELVFAYGPLIDGDVDASYAREDEVAELIAELEDIGAEVPSVICDYMELDQGEGWVLLLDDNSLYVKYGACSGFSCDAVNAELFILALCESVKDDAENLPAAIQLVAETEDAIAQLRTCLPDYIENAENINIYEQEGGYWDVVKLQANPVLEYRSGNLARKLPFAQWWNDWKVPAIAASVAFVLAVGTTWGELHQAKKASQQLFAERDAIFRQVVSSGSISDPVRQLKAKLGKQEATDPSNVVYLVSKVAPQIRGNADLNVTSFRYTQNTSSLQFNVEAKDFAMLEALRGKIAESGLVAEIKSSRVSGDIHQAQIRVTDS, encoded by the coding sequence GTGGCAGAGCGAATTCTGGTACGCAAAATTGCAGTAGGGCTTTGGCAGTGGAGACACGTCTCGCCCCAAAATCAATGGCAGGGTGACTCCTTCTACACTGGTGATATTAACTTGCTTGCCGAATCTGTTGCGGGTAAAACGTGCTGGTTGGTGCTCGATGGTCGCGAAGTGGTTACTCAGCGCGTTGACGTTGGGGTAAAAGATCGGAAGGTTTTGTCAAAGCTGGTGCCGTTTCAGGTTGAAGAAACTGTTGTTACACCGGTTGATGAGCTTGTTTTTGCATACGGCCCCTTAATCGATGGCGATGTTGATGCGTCATATGCTCGTGAAGACGAAGTGGCAGAGCTAATTGCAGAGCTTGAAGATATTGGCGCAGAGGTGCCATCGGTAATTTGCGATTACATGGAGTTGGATCAGGGCGAAGGCTGGGTTCTCCTGCTTGATGACAATAGTCTTTACGTAAAATACGGTGCTTGCTCTGGGTTTAGTTGTGACGCCGTTAATGCTGAGCTATTTATTTTGGCGCTTTGCGAGTCCGTCAAAGATGATGCCGAAAATTTACCGGCAGCTATACAATTAGTTGCTGAAACCGAAGATGCGATTGCGCAATTACGAACATGCCTGCCTGATTATATTGAAAACGCCGAAAACATTAATATCTACGAGCAGGAGGGTGGCTATTGGGATGTCGTTAAGCTTCAGGCTAACCCAGTGTTGGAGTATCGTTCTGGTAATTTGGCTCGCAAATTACCGTTTGCTCAATGGTGGAACGATTGGAAGGTTCCTGCAATTGCAGCGTCTGTAGCGTTTGTATTAGCCGTGGGTACAACATGGGGCGAACTGCACCAAGCTAAAAAAGCGTCTCAACAACTATTTGCCGAGAGGGATGCCATTTTTAGGCAGGTTGTTTCATCTGGCTCGATTAGCGATCCTGTCCGCCAACTTAAAGCTAAGCTAGGCAAACAGGAGGCAACAGATCCATCCAATGTTGTTTATTTGGTGTCTAAGGTTGCTCCGCAAATACGCGGCAATGCCGACTTGAACGTCACGAGTTTCCGTTACACGCAAAACACTTCTTCTTTGCAGTTTAATGTTGAAGCTAAAGATTTTGCCATGCTCGAAGCGCTACGCGGCAAAATTGCCGAAAGCGGCTTGGTCGCCGAAATCAAAAGCTCACGAGTATCAGGGGATATCCATCAAGCGCAAATTCGAGTGACGGATAGCTAA
- the gspK gene encoding type II secretion system minor pseudopilin GspK, with the protein MTRVMPSSSPHRQAGIVLILAMLIVVLVTSLVVATSWRFELGMSRNENRWHGLQGRMVLEGGERLVGKLLLVEDINDPTDDGKADHLNEMWNAPQTVPIDGGAITVELEDAQSRFNINLLALPKPVIGNGSGTGNENRGGANQPEGGSPQEVLRCKNDPELFDCKFTVAQRRFIRFLQTLPLNEQDLMPEEAIALTQAIIDWVDDDNNVSGFGGAEQSYYSGSEVPIVVSNAPMTTISELSLIKGITPELYDKLLPYVIALPANGDKAAFLNINTIPDVMFRMFNAKDIQEPLDPDMGSQLARARNEKSDPNFAPGQGYQEVNEFVNDAVVADLQIVTDANNFDSAQLVISTNYFIYSADVMIGDKTRHGKSLLRRDNTNVTTLWRTDANF; encoded by the coding sequence ATGACGCGCGTGATGCCGAGTAGCTCGCCTCACCGCCAAGCCGGTATTGTGTTGATTCTGGCTATGTTGATTGTGGTATTAGTTACTTCTTTGGTGGTTGCCACTAGCTGGCGTTTCGAGCTGGGTATGTCGCGAAACGAAAATCGCTGGCATGGCTTGCAGGGGCGTATGGTACTTGAGGGTGGTGAGCGCCTAGTAGGAAAGCTGCTGCTCGTGGAAGATATCAACGACCCAACGGATGATGGCAAAGCCGATCACCTCAACGAAATGTGGAACGCCCCGCAAACGGTACCTATAGATGGTGGGGCAATTACAGTAGAACTTGAGGATGCACAAAGCCGCTTCAATATTAACTTGCTGGCCTTGCCAAAGCCTGTCATTGGCAATGGAAGCGGCACCGGTAACGAGAATAGGGGTGGTGCTAATCAACCAGAGGGTGGTAGCCCGCAAGAGGTCTTGCGTTGTAAAAATGACCCAGAGCTTTTCGATTGTAAGTTCACTGTGGCGCAGCGTAGGTTTATTCGATTTTTACAAACGTTGCCGCTGAACGAGCAAGATTTAATGCCAGAAGAGGCTATTGCCCTTACGCAAGCCATTATTGATTGGGTTGATGACGATAATAACGTTTCAGGCTTTGGCGGTGCAGAGCAGAGTTACTACAGCGGCAGCGAAGTGCCTATTGTTGTAAGCAACGCCCCAATGACCACGATCAGCGAGTTAAGCTTGATCAAGGGTATAACGCCAGAGCTTTACGATAAACTTTTGCCCTATGTTATTGCGCTGCCTGCCAACGGGGATAAAGCGGCGTTTTTAAATATTAATACCATTCCCGACGTGATGTTCCGCATGTTTAACGCTAAAGATATTCAGGAGCCTTTAGATCCTGATATGGGCAGCCAACTTGCTCGGGCACGTAATGAAAAGTCTGACCCTAACTTTGCACCGGGTCAGGGCTATCAAGAGGTTAATGAATTTGTGAATGATGCAGTGGTTGCTGATTTGCAAATTGTGACTGATGCGAATAACTTTGATAGTGCACAATTAGTTATAAGTACCAATTATTTTATATACTCAGCCGATGTGATGATCGGTGATAAAACGCGGCATGGCAAAAGCTTGTTGCGCCGAGATAATACCAATGTCACAACGCTTTGGCGCACAGATGCTAACTTTTAA
- the gspJ gene encoding type II secretion system minor pseudopilin GspJ: MMFGHQIKKLRQSGFTLIEVMIAIVIMAMIAVMTSQSFTAAIASSEATQEAIDRIAAVDRIWVLLETDMRNVIPAMPKVSRDKPIPPVFIDPSEEYRLTLLRAGYANPLRLPRTEVVRVGYRFEDNAVWRDTWFNISESDEREARPQIILEGVEDLFIKALPSRNNASVSGGPWQDRWPASGQKPQTLPAAIEITLVTEDFGEVKRIYSILPGIDNSLVNEVQQ; the protein is encoded by the coding sequence ATGATGTTTGGGCACCAAATTAAAAAGCTGCGTCAAAGCGGTTTCACTTTGATTGAGGTGATGATCGCGATTGTGATTATGGCGATGATCGCGGTGATGACTAGCCAGTCATTTACTGCCGCTATTGCAAGCTCCGAGGCTACACAGGAAGCTATTGATCGCATCGCTGCAGTGGACAGAATATGGGTGCTGCTTGAGACCGATATGCGCAATGTGATTCCGGCAATGCCCAAGGTGTCTCGTGATAAGCCAATTCCTCCCGTTTTTATTGATCCGAGCGAAGAATACCGCTTAACCTTGCTGCGTGCAGGCTACGCCAACCCCTTGCGCTTACCTCGAACCGAGGTGGTTCGTGTCGGTTATCGCTTTGAGGATAACGCTGTTTGGCGTGATACCTGGTTTAATATTTCTGAAAGTGATGAGCGCGAAGCGCGCCCGCAAATTATATTAGAGGGCGTAGAAGACCTTTTTATTAAGGCGCTGCCGTCGCGCAATAACGCCAGTGTATCGGGTGGTCCTTGGCAGGATCGGTGGCCAGCCAGCGGTCAAAAGCCCCAAACGCTGCCAGCAGCGATTGAAATCACGCTAGTCACCGAAGATTTTGGTGAAGTTAAGCGAATCTATTCAATATTGCCTGGCATCGATAATAGCCTTGTGAACGAGGTGCAGCAATGA
- the gspI gene encoding type II secretion system minor pseudopilin GspI — protein MKTANNYRIVSAGFTLIEVMVALMIIGLALPALMARMSTMANTVGYSRDLTIAHWVAENKVQEMYLAETLQNVVPTGRQAGDIEMAGIIWDWKIEAEEQKGMYAGTLRVWVRVGPQGQDPIVEISSIMVQP, from the coding sequence GTGAAGACCGCTAATAACTACCGCATTGTTTCAGCAGGTTTTACGCTGATTGAGGTGATGGTTGCCTTAATGATTATCGGCTTGGCATTACCTGCACTCATGGCTCGTATGAGCACAATGGCAAATACCGTTGGCTACAGCCGCGATTTAACCATCGCGCACTGGGTGGCGGAAAACAAAGTACAAGAAATGTATTTGGCGGAAACCCTGCAAAATGTTGTACCGACGGGGCGACAAGCCGGTGATATTGAGATGGCAGGTATCATTTGGGACTGGAAAATAGAGGCCGAAGAGCAAAAAGGCATGTACGCCGGTACCTTAAGAGTCTGGGTGAGAGTTGGCCCTCAGGGGCAAGATCCCATTGTTGAAATCTCTTCAATTATGGTTCAGCCTTAA
- a CDS encoding type II secretion system protein codes for MRPLKSKAGFTLLEVLAVIAVLGIALASVTLTIGRGGPESAVTEKIEQFMAVSRFAADRAVLSGDPMGLLLEPPQWQSDSEPEWENIGWRYRWQAGNYQGWSDVPELEAISFDPETKLHVLIDDLDWRWEELLDRSLPVTAYYPTGDLSSIEIQITDERLPDYLQTIHINEYGQLEWKELAEELQAREDR; via the coding sequence ATGCGCCCATTAAAGAGCAAGGCAGGCTTTACCTTATTGGAAGTATTGGCAGTTATTGCTGTCTTAGGTATTGCGCTTGCCTCTGTTACTTTAACAATTGGGCGCGGAGGACCAGAAAGCGCGGTCACCGAAAAAATAGAGCAGTTTATGGCGGTAAGTCGTTTTGCGGCTGACCGTGCTGTGCTTTCTGGTGACCCTATGGGACTGCTGTTGGAGCCCCCACAATGGCAGTCAGACTCAGAGCCTGAGTGGGAAAATATTGGCTGGCGCTATCGTTGGCAAGCGGGGAATTATCAGGGGTGGAGTGATGTCCCAGAGCTAGAGGCGATCTCTTTCGACCCGGAAACGAAACTTCATGTATTAATTGATGATTTAGATTGGCGATGGGAGGAGCTATTAGACCGCTCCCTTCCCGTGACGGCCTATTATCCTACCGGTGATTTATCGTCTATAGAGATCCAAATCACTGATGAGCGGCTTCCAGATTATTTGCAAACTATTCATATTAACGAATACGGGCAGCTCGAATGGAAAGAGCTCGCTGAGGAGTTGCAGGCCCGTGAAGACCGCTAA
- the gspG gene encoding type II secretion system major pseudopilin GspG: MTRAKQGGFSLIEIMVVIVIIGLMVGVVGPALFGNIAEAQRERVTNDFASIKTALQTYKLDNYIYPTSEQGLDALVNKPDGEPVPRKWRDGGYLEKMPKDPWEREYIYLSPSDNGKGFDIISYGADGLQGGEGDAADISFWDEKEG, encoded by the coding sequence ATGACTCGTGCAAAGCAGGGCGGTTTCAGCCTGATCGAGATCATGGTAGTTATCGTGATCATTGGTTTGATGGTCGGCGTTGTGGGTCCGGCATTGTTTGGCAACATTGCAGAGGCTCAGCGAGAGCGAGTTACCAATGATTTTGCCTCTATCAAAACCGCACTACAAACGTACAAATTAGATAATTATATCTATCCTACTAGCGAGCAAGGTTTAGATGCATTGGTTAATAAGCCTGACGGTGAGCCGGTGCCGCGTAAGTGGCGCGATGGTGGGTACCTAGAAAAAATGCCTAAAGACCCTTGGGAGCGTGAGTACATTTACTTGAGCCCTTCGGATAACGGCAAAGGCTTTGACATTATTAGCTATGGCGCTGATGGTCTGCAAGGCGGCGAAGGTGACGCCGCTGATATTAGCTTTTGGGATGAGAAAGAAGGCTAG
- the gspF gene encoding type II secretion system inner membrane protein GspF produces MAAFSYQALDAKGKTVKGVIEGDNERQVRTQLRQRGLRPLEVKSSVKRATPSKTKGSQSTGGLAGLLSGFGQSNGIKLSVKDTSLVTRQLASLVQSGLPLDEVLQACANQSRKPQIKAMILQVRSRVLEGLSLTQAMAEHPRTFNDLYRAMVKAGESAGFLGPVLEQLAEYTESSQETSQKVKGAMTYPLILFVVSIGVVTALMAFVVPKLVGLFENQKAELPFSTKMLIFMSDFILNYGLITIGVIAAIVVGVQQYLKNPKNQLKWHKMLLNIPLFGELNRTAEAARYSSTLGLLVKSGVPVLEALRIAAQVLTNRHIQAAGKEVAISVKEGMGVAKAMDQVDEFPPLLVQMVASGETNGQLSEQLLYAASNQQRELQFTLATMMSLLEPMTILFMAGMVGFIVMAILKPMFQLNQMV; encoded by the coding sequence ATGGCAGCGTTTAGTTATCAAGCCCTGGATGCGAAAGGGAAAACGGTTAAAGGTGTTATCGAGGGCGATAACGAGCGTCAGGTACGCACGCAGTTGCGCCAGCGAGGCTTGCGCCCGCTAGAGGTTAAAAGCTCGGTAAAAAGAGCCACTCCTAGCAAAACGAAAGGGAGCCAAAGCACTGGCGGCTTGGCTGGTTTACTGAGCGGCTTTGGGCAGTCCAACGGCATAAAGCTGAGCGTAAAAGATACCTCGCTTGTAACTCGTCAACTTGCGTCGCTAGTGCAATCGGGCTTGCCGCTCGATGAGGTTTTACAGGCCTGTGCAAATCAAAGTCGCAAACCTCAAATAAAGGCCATGATTTTGCAGGTGCGCTCTCGGGTGCTAGAAGGGTTGTCGTTAACACAAGCGATGGCAGAGCACCCTCGGACCTTTAACGATCTTTATCGTGCCATGGTTAAGGCTGGTGAAAGCGCTGGCTTTTTGGGGCCGGTGTTAGAGCAGCTTGCCGAATATACCGAAAGCAGCCAAGAGACCAGTCAAAAAGTGAAAGGGGCTATGACATACCCGCTCATCCTTTTTGTGGTGAGTATTGGTGTGGTTACTGCGCTGATGGCATTTGTGGTGCCAAAGCTTGTTGGTCTGTTTGAAAATCAAAAAGCGGAATTGCCGTTTTCCACCAAGATGTTGATTTTCATGAGTGATTTTATTCTTAATTATGGCCTGATCACTATCGGCGTGATTGCGGCTATTGTTGTTGGTGTTCAGCAATACCTTAAAAACCCCAAAAATCAGCTTAAATGGCACAAAATGCTGCTCAATATCCCGTTGTTTGGTGAGCTTAATCGAACGGCTGAAGCAGCTCGTTACTCCAGCACTTTAGGTTTACTGGTGAAAAGTGGCGTACCCGTGTTGGAGGCCCTGCGCATTGCCGCACAGGTTTTGACTAATCGGCATATCCAAGCCGCCGGCAAAGAAGTTGCCATATCAGTTAAGGAGGGCATGGGGGTGGCTAAAGCGATGGATCAAGTCGATGAATTCCCACCCTTGTTGGTACAAATGGTGGCTAGCGGCGAAACAAATGGCCAGCTTTCGGAACAATTGCTTTATGCCGCGTCTAATCAACAAAGGGAGCTGCAGTTTACGCTAGCTACCATGATGAGCTTACTAGAGCCCATGACTATTTTGTTTATGGCGGGGATGGTCGGCTTTATTGTGATGGCCATTCTTAAGCCCATGTTTCAACTCAATCAAATGGTTTAA
- the gspE gene encoding type II secretion system ATPase GspE, translated as MSDLEQTLAEEFEDSGYSELQDEEEIKLGRLPFGFASENSVLIEDGTVFYTGTPSLKTLVELRRYTGDTLRLEALETEVFQKRLTHHYQSGDNEAQQAADDMGAEFDLSALAEDIPDDGELLSGEGDAPVIRLINAILSQAVQERASDIHVEPFEHRVSVRFRIDGVMKEVLSPKAQLGPVLTSRLKVMARLDIAEKRIPQDGRITVKLAGHAVDIRVSTLPSAHGERTVMRILDSSAGALKLEQLNMPAQVLEHFQAALAKPHGIILVTGPTGSGKTTSLYSGLSYLNSPNRNILTVEDPIEYLLPGVGQTQVNNKVDMTFVRGLRAILRQDPDVVMIGEIRDQETAAIAVQASLTGHLLLSTLHTNTAIGAITRLGDLGIEPFLLSSSLEALIAQRLVRVLCSSCKEPHDASASECERIKIPKNSKIFRAVGCEKCNYGGYRGRTGIYELIPVDDGLRQLIHEGVGEQQMLAHARQYCEPIEADGRAKVLAGITTVEELLRVTSSH; from the coding sequence ATGAGCGATTTAGAGCAAACATTAGCCGAGGAGTTTGAAGATTCTGGCTACTCGGAGCTTCAAGATGAGGAAGAGATCAAGCTGGGTCGCCTGCCATTTGGTTTTGCCTCTGAAAACTCGGTATTAATTGAAGATGGCACGGTGTTTTATACCGGCACGCCTTCGCTCAAAACTCTTGTGGAACTTCGCCGCTATACTGGTGATACACTGCGCCTTGAAGCACTTGAAACAGAGGTGTTTCAAAAAAGGCTAACCCACCACTATCAAAGCGGTGACAACGAAGCGCAGCAAGCTGCAGACGACATGGGCGCCGAATTTGATTTGTCGGCGCTAGCAGAAGATATTCCAGATGATGGTGAGCTGCTTAGCGGTGAAGGTGATGCGCCAGTTATTCGTCTTATTAATGCAATTCTCTCGCAGGCTGTGCAAGAGCGCGCTTCCGATATTCACGTAGAGCCTTTCGAGCATCGCGTATCTGTACGATTCCGTATTGACGGCGTTATGAAAGAGGTGCTTTCCCCAAAAGCTCAGCTTGGCCCAGTTTTAACGTCTCGTTTAAAGGTTATGGCGCGCTTGGATATTGCTGAGAAGCGGATTCCACAAGATGGTCGTATTACTGTAAAGCTAGCTGGGCACGCTGTTGATATTCGGGTTTCGACATTGCCAAGTGCCCACGGCGAGCGGACTGTAATGCGGATTCTCGACTCATCTGCCGGTGCGCTAAAATTAGAGCAGCTTAATATGCCGGCCCAGGTGCTAGAGCATTTTCAAGCAGCGCTAGCCAAGCCGCACGGTATTATTTTGGTTACAGGGCCGACCGGCTCGGGTAAAACAACATCGCTATATTCTGGCTTAAGTTATCTTAATAGCCCCAATCGCAACATATTAACGGTGGAGGATCCCATTGAATACTTGCTGCCTGGCGTAGGTCAGACGCAAGTAAATAACAAAGTGGATATGACCTTTGTGCGTGGCCTGCGCGCTATTTTGCGACAAGATCCAGATGTCGTAATGATTGGTGAGATTCGTGACCAAGAAACAGCTGCAATTGCAGTACAGGCGAGTTTGACGGGACACTTGTTGTTGTCCACGTTACACACCAATACCGCAATTGGTGCAATTACCCGATTGGGTGACCTTGGTATTGAGCCCTTCTTATTGTCTTCAAGCTTAGAGGCGTTGATTGCTCAGCGCTTGGTGCGCGTATTGTGTTCAAGTTGTAAAGAGCCGCATGATGCCAGTGCATCTGAGTGCGAGCGCATTAAGATTCCAAAAAACAGTAAAATTTTTAGGGCGGTTGGTTGCGAGAAGTGTAATTACGGTGGCTATCGTGGCCGTACGGGTATTTACGAGCTTATCCCTGTTGATGACGGCCTGCGACAATTGATTCATGAAGGGGTGGGTGAGCAACAAATGCTAGCTCATGCCCGTCAGTATTGTGAGCCGATAGAAGCTGATGGTCGCGCAAAAGTGCTTGCCGGGATCACAACTGTTGAAGAGCTTCTTCGTGTCACCTCCTCACATTAA